One region of Deinococcota bacterium genomic DNA includes:
- a CDS encoding ABC transporter substrate-binding protein, whose protein sequence is MLTQTRAPFCLALLLVLGLALLSPGRAQTTLEYWHAHSGTPETVLNELIDAFNGSQPDYRVVPRYAGNYAESAIRLVAALSAGNPPVLYEAEVTVFPRLAEEGSVLEL, encoded by the coding sequence ATGCTCACGCAGACCCGCGCGCCCTTCTGCCTCGCCCTGCTCCTCGTCCTCGGCTTGGCCCTTCTCTCGCCGGGACGGGCCCAGACGACGCTCGAGTACTGGCACGCCCACAGCGGCACGCCCGAGACGGTCTTGAACGAGCTCATCGACGCCTTCAACGGCTCGCAGCCGGACTACCGGGTGGTGCCGCGCTACGCGGGCAACTACGCCGAGAGCGCCATCCGGCTGGTCGCCGCGCTCAGCGCCGGCAATCCGCCGGTCCTTTACGAGGCCGAGGTGACGGTCTTTCCGCGCCTCGCCGAGGAGGGCAGCGTGCTCGAGCTG